From a single Flavobacterium sp. genomic region:
- a CDS encoding DUF1801 domain-containing protein has product MKPTEEFILRQPQPYQAMILHVLAVVEQELPQSELLFKWGIPYVYFKNKPFCYFAPNHKKGFLDVGFAKGFELKRNQEVLVDEKRNTVKSLRYFSIETIDHTLLIDVISEAKLRY; this is encoded by the coding sequence ATGAAACCCACAGAAGAATTTATTCTCCGCCAACCACAACCTTATCAAGCTATGATATTGCATGTATTAGCAGTAGTAGAGCAGGAGTTGCCTCAATCGGAATTGCTTTTTAAATGGGGTATTCCGTATGTGTATTTTAAGAACAAACCTTTTTGTTATTTCGCTCCTAATCACAAAAAAGGATTTTTGGATGTTGGTTTTGCCAAAGGATTTGAACTGAAAAGAAATCAAGAAGTCTTGGTAGATGAAAAAAGAAACACAGTGAAATCACTTCGTTATTTTTCAATTGAAACAATAGATCATACCCTTCTAA
- a CDS encoding winged helix-turn-helix domain-containing protein: MLNIIQNINKAFDHRIRLGIMSVLMVNESADFNMLKELLGVTDGNLASHTKALELENYIQIEKQFIGKKPNTKYSATKEGRIAFTSHIEALEKLIKKS, from the coding sequence ATGCTCAACATCATCCAAAATATCAACAAGGCCTTTGATCACCGAATTCGTTTGGGGATTATGTCGGTATTGATGGTGAATGAAAGTGCCGATTTTAATATGCTAAAGGAACTTTTAGGTGTAACCGATGGCAACTTAGCTTCGCACACCAAAGCATTAGAATTAGAAAATTATATTCAAATTGAAAAGCAGTTTATTGGTAAAAAACCCAACACAAAATACAGTGCCACAAAAGAAGGCAGAATCGCCTTTACTTCACATATTGAAGCGCTTGAAAAATTAATTAAGAAAAGTTAA
- a CDS encoding YiiX family permuted papain-like enzyme — translation MKKFIVSLFIGLIFTSFNCKNIENKSVSYQNGDIIFQSSQSKQCEAVKIATNSKFSHCGIIFIENGKTYVYEAVQPVKMTLLEDWISHGKESKYVVQRIKNANKILTKEVVAKMKDYGKSLNNKDYDLYFEWSDEKIYCSELVWKIYKYGANIELCKTKKLKDFNLNSPIVKNIMKERYGNKIPYNEAVVAPSQLYESEMVETIFNNF, via the coding sequence ATGAAAAAGTTTATAGTATCACTTTTTATAGGCTTAATTTTTACTTCATTCAATTGCAAAAATATTGAAAACAAAAGTGTGTCTTATCAAAATGGCGATATCATTTTTCAATCATCACAATCAAAACAATGTGAAGCCGTTAAAATTGCAACCAATTCCAAATTTTCTCATTGCGGAATAATATTCATTGAAAATGGCAAAACATACGTATATGAAGCTGTCCAACCAGTTAAAATGACCTTATTAGAAGATTGGATATCACATGGAAAAGAGTCAAAATATGTAGTTCAAAGAATCAAAAACGCTAATAAAATTCTAACAAAAGAAGTAGTAGCAAAAATGAAAGATTACGGAAAATCACTCAACAACAAAGACTATGATTTATATTTTGAATGGAGTGATGAAAAAATTTATTGTTCTGAATTAGTATGGAAAATATACAAATATGGAGCTAATATAGAATTGTGTAAAACAAAAAAACTAAAAGATTTTAATCTTAATAGTCCAATTGTAAAAAATATTATGAAGGAAAGATATGGTAATAAAATTCCATATAATGAAGCTGTAGTTGCTCCTTCTCAATTATATGAATCTGAAATGGTTGAAACTATTTTCAACAACTTTTAA